The DNA segment acttttattgttttattacacgttatcagcacgagactctactgTCTCAAGAAGCGTTTGAGAACATTAAGGTAtaacttttctcctctttttaattatgactgacattatgaaaagaaagttcgttgcccttgaaatttcgggcaagaactatatgacatgggtgttggatgctgaaatccatgtagatgcaatgggtcttggagaTACCATTAAAGATAAAACTAaagcatccacccaagactgtgctaaggccttgattttcttgcgtcatcaccttgatgaagagttgaaaatagaatatctcacagtcaaagatccacttgttttgtggaatgacttaaaggaaagatatgacaacttaaagttggtcactcttccacaaacacgatatgattgggctcatcttaggctccaagactttaagtctgtttctgaatataattctgcgatgttcagaattacttctacattgaaactctgtggagatactatcactgattatgatatgcttgaaaaaacgtttacaatgtttcatgcctccaatatggtTCTGCAACAGCAGTACAGAGAGAAAGGTTTCAAGAAGTACTCTGAGCTGATTTCTCTTCTCCTTGTGGCTGAGCGAAACAATGACTTGCTCATGAGAAATCATGAAAATCGACCCACTGGGTCTACACCATTGCCTGAAGTGGATGATGTGTATTCCCATTATGCTAAGTGTGGAAAAGGCCGTGGCCCTATTCGTGGTCGTGGTCATTGCCGTGGCCGTGGACAAGGAAGAAATTTTCCTGGTGTTAATCACCCCCCAAAGAAAAATAACCACCAAAAGTGGAAAGGGAAAGATGAGAGGCCAAAGGCAAATGGTT comes from the Nicotiana sylvestris chromosome 4, ASM39365v2, whole genome shotgun sequence genome and includes:
- the LOC138890068 gene encoding uncharacterized protein, with the translated sequence MFHASNMVLQQQYREKGFKKYSELISLLLVAERNNDLLMRNHENRPTGSTPLPEVDDVYSHYAKCGKGRGPIRGRGHCRGRGQGRNFPGVNHPPKKNNHQKWKGKDERPKANGSETECYRCGGKGHWANICRVPRHLFELYQASLKNKGSEANFVYNNEFDITHLDMSDFFEHPEGKIDHLIGDGSVVKDD